The Blastocatellia bacterium nucleotide sequence GCGAACCCCCGGATATGCCGTCTTCAACGTGCGCGCCACGTATACGCTCGCGCAATCGCACATGCTTCATATCTTCTCCATCACGGGTTTCAACCTCGGCAATCGGCTATACCGCAACCACCTCTCGTTCATCAAAGACCTCGCGCCGGAAATAGGCCGGGGTGTTCGTTTCGCCTACACGCTGCGCCTGTTTTGAACCATGTGAAGGCCGGCGTCGGCGAACCGGATAATGCGCGATGAAATCCGGTTCGCACGACGCCGCCACTTGATGAGACCTGCTCCTTTTGGCGACGCCCTCGGGCTGGTCCCTGGGGGATGCGCTCACCCCGCCTCAAGATGGACACGTGATCTCCAACAGGTGTTGGGCACGCTCGAAAACGGGTGATGAAGCGATCTACCGACGAGGCTTCGACGACAGAGGACGCCGGCGCTCCTCACGCCAGGAGGTACTTCTTCCACGCCTCCTGCTGGCGCCCCAAATGAGCGAGGATCTGATGGCTCACGCGCCAGGAGAGCGCGCGCGGATGCTTGAGCAACGTCATCCCGGCTTCTTCAGGCGTACGATTCCCCTTCCGCACGTTGCAACGGCGGCAGCACGCGACGACGTTGTCCCAAGACGTGCGCCCCCCTTTCGAGCGCGGGATGACGTGATCCACCGTCAACTCGGAGGAAGGAAGTTTTCGCCCGCAGTACTGGCAGGTGTAGCCATC carries:
- a CDS encoding HNH endonuclease, which gives rise to MKAPVLVLNSTYEPINVTTARRAIVLILKGTARPEEVTSRVVRSAHVVIPVPSVIRLLEYVHIPFERKELSRKNVLLRDGYTCQYCGRKLPSSELTVDHVIPRSKGGRTSWDNVVACCRRCNVRKGNRTPEEAGMTLLKHPRALSWRVSHQILAHLGRQQEAWKKYLLA